A single genomic interval of Acidobacteriota bacterium harbors:
- a CDS encoding argininosuccinate synthase translates to MSAASSPKKIVLAYSGGLDTSVILPWLKSRYPGVKLYAFAAELGQGDELKAIETKARQSGADAVLVKDLRKEFAEEYCFPMLRAHATYEQDYLLGTSIARPLIAKHQVLYAQKVGADAVGHGATGKGNDQVRFELTYQALDPTLKIVSPWKDQQFLDDGLTDRETAIDYARKHGIPIAQTKKKIYSQDRNLWHISHEGAEIEDPASEPNDRVYAISVPPSRAPNRAEYVTIDFEAGVPVAVNKKRFQGKGHALIALLNEIGGRHGVGQVTLVENRLVGMKSRGVYETPGGTILYEAHKALEQICLERELYHEKQRIALKYGELVYYGQWFHPLREALQAFVDHANQVVTGQVRVKLYKGRATAVSATSPQSLYDTSLASFAMADYDITAARGFIDLFGLPMKVRGLRQQSR, encoded by the coding sequence ATGAGTGCTGCGTCATCGCCCAAGAAGATCGTGCTCGCCTATTCCGGCGGCCTCGACACGTCCGTCATCCTGCCGTGGCTCAAGTCGCGGTATCCCGGCGTCAAGCTCTACGCCTTCGCCGCCGAGCTCGGTCAGGGGGATGAGCTGAAAGCCATCGAGACGAAGGCGCGCCAGAGCGGCGCCGACGCCGTCCTCGTCAAGGATCTGCGCAAGGAATTCGCCGAAGAGTATTGCTTCCCGATGCTGCGCGCCCACGCCACGTACGAGCAGGACTACCTGCTCGGCACGAGTATCGCGCGTCCGCTCATCGCGAAGCACCAGGTGCTGTACGCACAGAAGGTGGGTGCCGACGCCGTCGGGCATGGTGCGACGGGCAAGGGCAACGATCAGGTCCGCTTCGAACTCACCTATCAGGCGCTCGATCCGACGCTGAAGATCGTCTCGCCCTGGAAGGATCAGCAGTTCCTCGACGATGGGCTCACCGATCGCGAGACGGCCATCGACTACGCGCGCAAGCACGGCATCCCGATCGCCCAGACCAAGAAGAAGATCTACTCGCAGGATCGCAACCTGTGGCACATCAGCCACGAGGGTGCCGAGATCGAGGATCCCGCCTCGGAGCCCAACGACCGCGTGTACGCGATCTCGGTGCCGCCGTCCAGGGCCCCCAATCGCGCCGAGTACGTCACCATCGACTTCGAGGCCGGCGTGCCTGTCGCCGTCAACAAGAAGCGGTTCCAGGGCAAGGGACACGCCCTCATCGCCCTGCTGAACGAGATCGGCGGACGTCATGGCGTGGGCCAGGTGACGCTGGTGGAGAACCGGCTCGTGGGGATGAAGAGCCGCGGCGTCTACGAGACCCCGGGTGGCACGATTCTCTACGAGGCCCACAAGGCGCTCGAACAGATCTGCCTCGAACGCGAGCTCTATCACGAGAAGCAGCGCATCGCCCTGAAGTACGGCGAACTGGTGTACTACGGCCAGTGGTTCCATCCGCTGCGCGAGGCCCTGCAGGCGTTCGTGGACCATGCCAACCAGGTCGTCACCGGCCAGGTGCGCGTGAAGCTGTACAAGGGCCGCGCCACGGCCGTGAGCGCCACGTCGCCGCAGTCGCTCTACGACACGAGCCTGGCGAGCTTCGCCATGGCCGACTACGACATCACGGCCGCCCGCGGGTTCATCGACCTGTTCGGCCTGCCGATGAAAGTCAGGGGCCTCCGCCAGCAGTCGCGGTAA
- a CDS encoding response regulator, with amino-acid sequence MSCVLIVDDEVESRTRLRTWLQAEGHVVTEAANGLDALERARQHPPDLVVSDILMPQMDGFALCRATRSEPLFARAPFVFYTSTHTTAEDVARATRLGASRFVVKSMAAEEIIRAVTDALREDDAAPRAPGDGGLGETESWRLYNEALIAALERRNLELIDEVHSLNGLLRVLDHVPSLVSVTDTYGRIEFVNRRFEEVTGYSTGDVRGQTHAVLRTRHTDAGQAFEIRAALLTGQSWRGEFEHRRRDGSPFFERAVILPVFGARGTVMHFVRVSEDVTEEKARAVARATSEARQRHQRFESAGRLAGGIAHDFNDLLTVVVGHAHLLLGQLPPSDPLREDVEAILDAATRGAGITQQLLTFARRDVVHPLVLDPAHAIAALARTLQRLAGDEIRLGFSLGPDIWPVLIDPAPFDRMIIDLVTNACGAIRGSGAVDLSLRNVSLTGPDATSHGGLRAGEYVALRVSDTGAGIPESALPHVFEPFFASDSPSRHTGLGTASIVGAVEQAGGHVEVERTGEGGTTFLVLLPRASGAAAAAASMAPAGAPAGAIDGSERILLVEDEPAVLELVRRTLESFGYTVLHASTPERAIRAMQEPDARVDLLLADIVMPGMNGRELATQLRGLDPALRVLFMSGYASDVVTERGLLSADDALITKPFSPTALAARVRDVLSGK; translated from the coding sequence ATGTCCTGTGTCCTGATCGTCGACGATGAAGTGGAGAGCCGCACGCGCCTGCGGACGTGGCTGCAGGCGGAGGGCCATGTGGTCACCGAGGCCGCCAACGGCCTCGATGCGCTCGAGCGAGCGCGACAGCACCCGCCCGATCTCGTCGTCTCGGACATCCTGATGCCGCAGATGGACGGCTTCGCGTTGTGCCGCGCCACGCGATCCGAACCGCTTTTCGCTCGCGCGCCGTTCGTCTTCTACACGAGCACGCACACGACGGCGGAGGACGTCGCGCGGGCGACGCGCCTCGGCGCCTCGCGGTTCGTCGTCAAGTCGATGGCCGCCGAGGAGATCATCCGCGCCGTCACCGACGCACTGCGGGAGGACGATGCGGCGCCGCGCGCGCCCGGCGACGGGGGGCTCGGCGAGACCGAGTCGTGGCGCCTCTACAACGAGGCGCTGATCGCGGCGCTGGAGCGTCGCAATCTCGAGTTGATCGACGAGGTGCACTCGTTGAACGGCCTGTTGCGCGTGCTCGATCACGTCCCGTCGCTCGTGAGCGTGACCGACACGTACGGGCGCATCGAGTTCGTGAACAGGCGCTTCGAGGAAGTCACCGGGTATTCGACGGGCGACGTGCGTGGGCAGACGCATGCCGTACTGCGCACGCGTCACACAGACGCCGGCCAGGCCTTCGAGATTCGCGCCGCGCTGCTGACCGGCCAGTCGTGGCGCGGCGAGTTCGAGCACAGGCGCCGCGACGGCTCACCGTTCTTCGAGCGTGCGGTGATCCTGCCCGTGTTCGGCGCGCGTGGCACTGTCATGCACTTCGTCCGCGTGTCGGAGGATGTCACCGAGGAAAAGGCGCGCGCCGTCGCGCGCGCGACCAGCGAGGCGCGTCAACGGCACCAGCGCTTCGAGTCGGCGGGACGGCTGGCTGGCGGCATCGCGCACGACTTCAACGACCTGCTCACCGTGGTGGTCGGTCACGCGCATCTGCTGCTGGGGCAACTGCCGCCGAGCGATCCACTGCGTGAAGACGTCGAGGCCATCCTCGACGCCGCCACGCGCGGCGCCGGCATCACGCAGCAACTCCTCACGTTCGCGCGGCGCGACGTCGTGCACCCGCTCGTACTGGATCCGGCGCACGCGATCGCCGCGCTCGCGCGCACGCTGCAGCGGCTGGCGGGCGACGAGATCAGACTGGGGTTCTCGCTGGGACCCGACATCTGGCCCGTGCTGATCGATCCGGCACCCTTCGACAGGATGATCATCGACCTGGTCACGAACGCGTGCGGGGCGATCCGCGGGAGTGGAGCGGTCGACCTCTCGTTGCGTAACGTATCGCTCACGGGTCCAGACGCCACGTCGCACGGCGGATTGCGCGCGGGCGAGTACGTGGCGTTGCGCGTGAGCGACACGGGAGCGGGAATCCCCGAGTCGGCGCTGCCGCACGTCTTCGAGCCGTTCTTTGCGAGCGATTCGCCGTCGCGTCACACCGGGCTCGGCACGGCGAGCATCGTCGGCGCCGTGGAACAGGCCGGTGGTCATGTCGAAGTGGAGCGCACGGGCGAAGGCGGCACGACGTTCCTCGTCCTGCTGCCGCGCGCGTCCGGCGCGGCCGCCGCCGCGGCGTCGATGGCGCCGGCCGGGGCGCCGGCTGGTGCCATCGACGGTTCGGAGCGCATCCTGCTGGTGGAGGACGAGCCTGCCGTGCTCGAGCTCGTGCGGCGCACGCTGGAGTCGTTCGGGTATACGGTGCTGCACGCGAGCACGCCCGAGCGCGCGATCCGCGCGATGCAGGAGCCTGATGCGCGCGTCGACCTCCTCCTGGCCGACATCGTCATGCCCGGCATGAACGGACGCGAGCTCGCGACGCAGTTGCGCGGGCTGGATCCGGCGCTGCGCGTCCTGTTCATGTCCGGCTACGCCAGCGACGTGGTCACCGAACGCGGCCTGCTGTCGGCCGATGACGCGCTCATCACCAAGCCGTTCAGTCCGACCGCGCTGGCCGCCCGCGTCCGCGACGTCCTGTCGGGGAAGTAG
- a CDS encoding polyphosphate kinase 2 family protein, with product MKEASRLFRVEPGSRLRLKKHDPAWAGDADLKRLEHDELKATARAFVEQNLVRLNEAQDRLASNDVYSVLVVLQAIDAAGKDGMIKHVMSGLNPQGCQVFSFKRPSEEELDHDFLWRYWRALPERGRIGIFNRSYYEETLVVRVHPEVLERQRLPPGPRDRTFWAERYEDINGFERHLTRNGTLILKFFLHISKKEQKKRFMERLDNPDKHWKFEMADLRERAVWDEYQHAFEDTLTQTSTPWAPWWVIPSDNKWVSRALVSAILTNAIGGLGLKPRRVSEAQLVTLREARTRLLSEPEG from the coding sequence ATGAAGGAGGCGAGCCGCCTGTTCCGCGTGGAGCCGGGGTCGCGCCTGCGACTGAAGAAGCACGATCCGGCGTGGGCCGGCGATGCGGATCTGAAGCGCCTCGAGCACGACGAACTCAAGGCCACGGCCCGCGCGTTCGTCGAGCAGAACCTCGTGAGGCTGAACGAGGCGCAGGACCGGCTCGCGTCCAACGATGTGTACTCCGTGCTGGTCGTGCTGCAGGCGATCGACGCGGCGGGCAAGGACGGCATGATCAAGCACGTGATGTCGGGCCTGAACCCGCAGGGTTGCCAGGTGTTCAGCTTCAAGCGCCCGTCGGAGGAGGAGCTCGATCACGACTTCCTGTGGCGCTATTGGCGCGCGCTGCCCGAGCGCGGCCGGATCGGCATCTTCAACCGTTCCTACTACGAAGAGACGCTCGTGGTGCGCGTACACCCGGAAGTGCTGGAGCGCCAGCGGCTGCCGCCCGGTCCGCGCGACAGGACGTTCTGGGCCGAGCGCTACGAAGACATCAACGGTTTCGAACGGCACCTCACGCGCAACGGAACGCTCATCCTGAAGTTCTTCCTGCACATTTCGAAGAAGGAGCAGAAGAAGCGCTTCATGGAGCGGCTGGACAACCCGGACAAGCACTGGAAATTCGAGATGGCGGACCTGCGCGAGCGCGCGGTCTGGGACGAGTACCAGCACGCGTTCGAGGACACGCTCACGCAGACGAGTACGCCGTGGGCCCCATGGTGGGTGATTCCCTCGGACAACAAGTGGGTGTCGCGCGCGCTGGTCTCGGCCATCCTGACCAACGCGATCGGTGGCCTGGGCCTGAAGCCCCGCCGCGTGTCGGAGGCGCAGTTGGTGACGCTGCGTGAAGCGCGAACGCGACTCCTGAGCGAACCGGAGGGCTGA
- a CDS encoding c-type cytochrome, whose translation MYKSRPVSAIRGALVSLLAVAAFGCRPATQPPDIPRNGGLFLPDGFAATVFHDGVGRARHLAVTDDGAVYVKLRGPVQGQAPADFKGVVGLQDTGGDGRADQVEYFGAYEDRGDYGTAMRLYEGYIYFTTAGEVYRQKLVPGRLVPDTPVELVIKHNYREQVRSYEHIAKPIAFDETGHLYLPFGAPGDACQDRNREPGAPGAMPCGQLEWHGGVWQFDARRTGQTEKDGRRYATGIRSIVGMSWNRHVHDLYALQHGRDDLYRSWSQYYTRWHSAVLPSEEFFRVTEGFDGGWPYYYFDWMQGKKLLNPEYGGDGKKEGDGATLTKPLIGFPGHFAPNDLLFYDGDMFPERYRHGAFIAFHGSTIRMPYSQAGYIVAFVPMRDGVPSGEWEVFADGFSGIDPIPNTSDAAARPVGLAQGPDGAIYVSESVKGKIWKITFAGSRASFGQTQLAKMAVRKVQQQHIRNPDEQKDILGGETTAAGAKIYQTYCVACHQGDGRGDGSRFPSLASTRWVSGSPQRLISIVLHGLQGPIEVEGKSFDGVMPANAFLTDEQVAQLLTYLRQNFGNHAPAVSADDVATQRAAGPWTPPTRRPRPPS comes from the coding sequence GTGTACAAGTCTCGGCCAGTGTCTGCCATCCGTGGTGCCCTCGTCTCGTTGCTGGCTGTTGCGGCGTTCGGTTGTCGTCCCGCCACCCAACCACCCGACATCCCCCGCAACGGCGGGCTGTTCCTGCCCGATGGCTTTGCCGCCACCGTGTTCCACGACGGCGTGGGGCGGGCGCGTCATCTCGCGGTGACCGATGACGGTGCCGTGTACGTGAAGCTGCGCGGGCCCGTGCAGGGGCAGGCTCCCGCGGACTTCAAGGGCGTGGTCGGACTGCAGGACACGGGAGGCGACGGGCGGGCCGACCAGGTCGAGTACTTCGGGGCGTACGAGGATCGCGGCGACTACGGCACCGCGATGCGTCTCTACGAGGGCTACATCTACTTCACGACGGCCGGCGAGGTGTATCGCCAGAAGCTCGTGCCCGGGCGGCTGGTTCCCGACACGCCCGTCGAACTGGTGATCAAGCACAACTACCGCGAGCAGGTCCGGTCGTACGAACACATCGCCAAGCCGATTGCGTTCGATGAGACCGGCCACCTGTACCTGCCGTTCGGGGCGCCCGGCGACGCGTGCCAGGACCGCAACCGCGAACCGGGGGCACCGGGTGCGATGCCCTGCGGCCAGCTGGAATGGCACGGCGGAGTGTGGCAGTTCGACGCGCGTCGCACGGGCCAGACCGAGAAGGATGGACGCCGCTACGCCACCGGTATCCGCAGCATCGTCGGCATGTCCTGGAATCGGCACGTGCACGATCTCTACGCGCTGCAGCACGGACGCGACGATCTCTATCGATCGTGGTCGCAGTACTACACGCGCTGGCACAGTGCCGTGCTCCCCTCCGAGGAGTTCTTCCGGGTGACCGAAGGATTCGATGGCGGGTGGCCGTACTACTACTTCGACTGGATGCAGGGGAAGAAGCTGCTCAATCCGGAGTACGGGGGCGACGGGAAGAAGGAAGGCGACGGTGCGACGCTCACAAAGCCGCTCATCGGGTTCCCCGGACACTTCGCCCCGAACGACCTGCTGTTCTACGACGGCGACATGTTTCCCGAGCGGTACCGGCACGGCGCGTTCATCGCGTTCCACGGATCCACGATCCGGATGCCCTACTCGCAGGCCGGCTACATCGTCGCGTTCGTGCCGATGCGCGATGGCGTGCCGTCCGGAGAGTGGGAAGTGTTCGCTGACGGGTTCTCGGGCATCGATCCGATTCCCAACACGAGCGACGCCGCGGCGCGGCCCGTAGGGCTCGCGCAGGGACCCGACGGAGCCATCTACGTGAGCGAGAGCGTGAAGGGGAAGATCTGGAAGATCACGTTCGCCGGTTCGCGCGCGTCGTTCGGGCAGACGCAGCTGGCGAAGATGGCAGTGCGCAAGGTCCAGCAGCAGCACATCCGCAACCCCGACGAGCAGAAGGATATCCTCGGCGGCGAGACGACGGCGGCGGGCGCGAAGATCTACCAGACCTATTGCGTCGCATGTCATCAGGGCGACGGCAGAGGAGACGGATCGCGGTTTCCGTCGCTCGCGAGCACGCGCTGGGTGTCGGGCAGTCCGCAGCGGCTCATCTCGATCGTGCTGCACGGCCTGCAGGGACCGATCGAGGTGGAGGGCAAGTCGTTCGACGGCGTGATGCCCGCCAACGCCTTCCTGACCGACGAGCAGGTCGCGCAGTTGCTCACGTACCTGCGCCAGAACTTCGGCAACCACGCGCCGGCGGTCAGCGCCGATGACGTCGCCACCCAGCGCGCCGCCGGCCCATGGACCCCACCCACCCGCCGCCCGCGACCCCCAAGCTAG
- a CDS encoding aminopeptidase P N-terminal domain-containing protein produces MTRLLVRLLFAACGVVLLPMLAMAGPLQDDLAARRARLMERLGPDALAIVWSAPARVYSLDVDYEYRQDSNLLYLTGITQPDTILVLVPGAKTRREVLFVRQPDPRREHREGHILTREEATAQSGIATVYYVDAFEPFVTALFNRRAYGLRRGETTTDFDTFFEAVAANRATLALPFGPRPAPSASLTEPYTFATQVRDRFLNVGFVDTAPIIADLRHVKTPYEQEVMTRSGAISSDAHRAGMLAARPGRFEYEVEAAIEHVYLANGAMNPGYPSIVGSGPNATILHYNASSRKMEPGDLLLVDAAANYDGYTIDITRTYPVDGTFTEAQKDIYRLVLDAQAAGIAAARIGQTTADVERAAEEVVKAGLLRLGLITDASGDQFRTWYTHGICHWIGIDVHDVGDYQRPLAAGMTFVVEPGLYIRPQALDELPDSPENRAFKTAVLPAVRKYAQIGIRIEDSFLLTDTGLTRLSATVPRSIEEIEAHMRGRQAR; encoded by the coding sequence ATGACTCGACTCCTGGTCCGTCTCCTGTTCGCCGCGTGCGGAGTCGTGCTGCTGCCGATGCTGGCGATGGCTGGCCCGCTGCAGGACGATCTCGCGGCGCGACGGGCGCGGCTGATGGAGCGGCTCGGGCCCGACGCGCTCGCCATCGTCTGGAGCGCGCCGGCGCGCGTGTACTCGCTGGACGTCGACTACGAGTACCGGCAGGACAGCAACCTGCTGTATCTCACCGGCATCACGCAGCCAGACACGATTCTCGTGCTGGTGCCCGGCGCGAAGACGCGTCGCGAGGTGCTGTTTGTCCGGCAGCCGGATCCGCGGCGCGAGCATCGTGAAGGCCACATCCTCACGCGCGAGGAAGCGACGGCGCAGAGCGGCATCGCGACGGTGTACTACGTCGACGCTTTCGAACCGTTCGTCACCGCGCTCTTCAACAGGCGCGCGTACGGACTGCGGCGTGGCGAGACCACCACGGACTTCGACACGTTCTTCGAGGCGGTCGCCGCCAACCGCGCGACCCTGGCGCTCCCGTTCGGGCCGCGGCCCGCGCCGTCGGCGTCGCTCACCGAGCCGTACACGTTCGCGACACAGGTACGCGATCGCTTCCTCAACGTGGGGTTCGTCGACACCGCGCCGATCATCGCGGACCTGCGGCATGTGAAGACGCCGTACGAGCAGGAGGTGATGACCAGGAGCGGCGCCATCTCGAGCGACGCCCACAGGGCCGGCATGCTTGCCGCGCGGCCAGGCCGCTTCGAGTACGAGGTCGAGGCCGCCATCGAGCACGTCTACCTCGCCAACGGCGCGATGAATCCGGGGTATCCGTCGATCGTTGGCAGCGGCCCGAACGCGACGATCCTCCACTACAACGCGTCGAGCCGGAAGATGGAGCCGGGCGACCTGCTTCTCGTCGACGCGGCGGCCAACTACGACGGCTACACGATCGACATCACGCGCACGTATCCCGTCGACGGTACGTTCACGGAGGCGCAGAAGGACATCTATCGCCTGGTGCTCGATGCGCAGGCTGCCGGCATCGCCGCCGCGCGCATCGGGCAGACGACGGCCGACGTCGAGCGTGCGGCGGAAGAGGTGGTGAAGGCGGGCCTGCTGAGGCTCGGGTTGATCACCGATGCGAGCGGCGATCAGTTCCGCACGTGGTACACGCACGGCATCTGTCACTGGATCGGCATCGACGTGCACGACGTGGGCGACTACCAGCGTCCGCTCGCCGCGGGGATGACGTTCGTGGTGGAGCCTGGCCTCTACATCCGTCCGCAGGCGCTCGACGAACTGCCAGACTCGCCGGAGAACCGCGCGTTCAAGACCGCTGTGCTGCCTGCCGTGCGCAAGTACGCGCAGATCGGGATCCGGATCGAGGACTCGTTCCTGCTCACCGATACGGGCCTCACGCGCCTTTCGGCCACCGTGCCCCGTTCGATCGAGGAAATCGAGGCGCACATGCGAGGCCGCCAGGCGCGGTGA
- a CDS encoding TonB-dependent hemoglobin/transferrin/lactoferrin family receptor, with translation MIPLFRPLRRTAWCGAGPLGALLLSASICTAQSQQPASTAQDAQDAKPDATSAPQPDKPPQFFNDVTVTATMSPAVVKDVPGTVSVIDADAIARGLIENTADLVKFEPGVYIESNLTRIGLNGFNIRGIGGNRVMTQIDGIETTEQFDFGPFNVHQFGLDLDTLKSAEIVRSAGSSMYGSDALGGVVSFFTKDPADYLAGQRLHLGAKVLYDGRAKDTSGNLVVAGGSRRVQASLFSSYASGHEPRNRGSVASQDATRTRLNPQDRDGAQALGKVVATFGDGNQLRASVEVVDTRVETLAYSLRTAAVPNTESTDEMRRQRYSVDQALTDRFGLNTFSWSLYAQTSDTNQVVDEFRLAAGPTPAMNRSATLDYTQDSFGGTLQGRKALTPGGRPLLVTFGGAYKHHTFDTLRDRLDLNAATGAVIPVTNLILPTKYFPKSDVGETGAYVQGEVRFGRLTVLPGVRYDRFTLDADANDPVFIASLSPAAADFSDDRVSTRLGASVKVSEAITAYAQYAGGFRAPPYSAVNSGFTNLAGGYTSQPNPNLRAETSDSFEVGARATAGRVSVGVAVFSNHYDDFIQQESLGVNPVTRLLEYQYQNVSKVRIEGVELKGDAQITRTLRARAAYARINGNDVSASTKVPLSTIPPDQATLGLQYGDMRSRWGGDLTLRLVGAQDQANAGTGLYAPEAYQVLDLSGWFSLGRSVTLRAAVLNAANQRYFEWMNVRGRSATDVTIDRYSSPGRTGMVALSYGW, from the coding sequence GTGATACCCCTGTTCCGCCCCCTTCGCCGCACCGCCTGGTGTGGCGCCGGCCCACTCGGCGCCCTCCTGCTTTCGGCGTCCATCTGCACCGCGCAGTCGCAACAGCCCGCATCGACCGCGCAGGACGCGCAGGATGCCAAGCCCGACGCGACGTCCGCCCCGCAACCCGACAAGCCACCGCAATTCTTCAACGACGTGACGGTGACCGCGACGATGAGTCCAGCGGTCGTGAAGGACGTGCCGGGCACCGTGTCGGTGATCGACGCCGACGCCATCGCGCGCGGGCTGATCGAGAACACGGCAGACCTCGTCAAGTTCGAGCCGGGCGTCTACATCGAGTCGAACCTCACGCGCATCGGCCTGAACGGCTTCAATATCCGCGGCATCGGCGGCAATCGCGTGATGACGCAGATCGACGGCATCGAGACCACCGAGCAGTTCGACTTCGGGCCGTTCAACGTCCACCAGTTCGGGCTCGACCTCGACACGCTCAAGTCCGCGGAGATCGTCCGCAGCGCGGGGTCGTCGATGTACGGCAGCGACGCGCTCGGCGGCGTGGTGTCCTTCTTCACGAAGGATCCCGCCGACTACCTCGCAGGCCAGCGCCTGCACCTCGGCGCGAAGGTCCTGTACGACGGCCGCGCGAAGGACACGAGCGGCAACCTCGTTGTCGCCGGCGGCAGCCGGCGCGTGCAGGCGTCGCTCTTCAGCAGCTACGCGTCCGGGCACGAACCGCGCAATCGCGGCAGCGTCGCGTCGCAGGACGCCACGCGCACCAGGCTCAACCCGCAGGATCGCGACGGCGCGCAGGCGCTCGGCAAGGTCGTGGCGACATTCGGCGACGGCAACCAGCTTCGGGCGTCAGTGGAGGTGGTGGACACGCGCGTGGAGACACTCGCCTACTCCCTGCGAACCGCCGCCGTCCCGAACACCGAGTCGACCGACGAGATGCGTCGGCAGCGCTATTCCGTGGATCAGGCGCTGACCGACCGCTTCGGGCTGAACACGTTCAGCTGGAGTCTCTACGCGCAGACGAGCGACACCAACCAGGTCGTCGACGAGTTCCGTCTCGCCGCCGGACCCACGCCGGCGATGAACCGCAGCGCGACGCTCGACTACACGCAGGACTCGTTCGGCGGCACGCTGCAGGGCCGCAAGGCACTCACGCCGGGCGGACGTCCGTTGCTCGTCACGTTCGGTGGCGCGTACAAACACCACACGTTCGACACACTCCGCGATCGCCTGGACCTCAACGCCGCCACCGGCGCCGTGATCCCCGTCACGAACCTGATCCTTCCGACCAAGTACTTCCCGAAGAGCGACGTGGGCGAGACGGGCGCGTACGTGCAGGGCGAGGTGCGCTTCGGTCGCCTCACGGTGCTGCCGGGCGTGCGCTACGACAGGTTCACGCTCGACGCCGACGCCAATGACCCCGTGTTCATCGCGAGCCTGAGCCCCGCGGCGGCCGACTTCTCCGACGACCGTGTCTCCACGCGCCTCGGCGCCTCGGTCAAGGTCTCGGAGGCCATCACCGCGTACGCGCAGTACGCGGGCGGATTCCGCGCGCCGCCGTACAGCGCGGTGAACAGCGGCTTCACGAACCTGGCCGGCGGCTACACCTCGCAGCCGAACCCGAACCTTCGGGCCGAGACGAGCGACAGCTTCGAGGTGGGCGCCCGCGCGACTGCCGGACGGGTGAGCGTCGGCGTGGCGGTCTTCTCCAACCACTACGACGACTTCATCCAGCAGGAATCGCTCGGCGTCAACCCCGTGACGCGCCTGCTCGAGTACCAGTACCAGAACGTCTCGAAGGTGCGCATCGAAGGCGTCGAGTTGAAGGGCGACGCGCAAATCACGCGCACGCTGCGCGCGAGGGCCGCGTACGCGCGCATCAACGGGAACGACGTGTCGGCGAGCACGAAGGTGCCGCTGTCCACGATTCCTCCGGATCAGGCGACGCTCGGACTCCAGTACGGCGACATGCGCAGCCGATGGGGCGGCGACCTCACGCTGCGGCTCGTCGGTGCGCAGGATCAGGCCAACGCCGGCACCGGGCTGTACGCGCCCGAGGCCTATCAGGTCCTCGACCTGTCTGGCTGGTTCTCGCTCGGACGCTCGGTGACGCTGCGCGCGGCGGTACTGAACGCGGCAAACCAACGGTACTTCGAGTGGATGAACGTCCGCGGCCGCAGCGCCACGGACGTGACGATCGATCGGTACTCCAGCCCCGGCCGCACCGGCATGGTGGCGCTTTCCTATGGGTGGTGA